The Candidatus Nitrosocaldus cavascurensis genome segment TGTTTTACCAATAGATAAAGGGTAGGTTCTGAACCCAAAAGTTGGTGGGCCGGGAGAGATTCGAACTCTCGACCTCCGCCGTGTCAGAGCGGCATCCTAACCAGCTAGACGACCGGCCCAGATTGCGGGGTAGGGTAGGGCAGGCAGAGCGAGTATGATGCATACTCTAAATACACATAAATTAATTTATTCCTATAGTTGGTATGAGGAGGTTAAGGATAGCAAGTACACAGTTCATACTCAAGCCTTACAGCAGTTTATCCTCATTCATGGATGATGTATCAAAGATGCTTGATATGAGCAAGGGTTGTGATATTGTTGTATTTGGTGAGTGGTTCACCTTAGGTCTCCTTTCCATTGATATGGATATTGATAAGGCTACCTACGATGATATACCAAGACTTGCAAGGTTTACTGATGATCTATGCAGTAGATTCAGTGATCTAGCAATAGGTAGAGGACAGTGCATAGTAGCAGGCACAACTGTAGAGGAGCACTCTGGAAGGTACTACGATACATGCTTTATATTCATGCCAGATGGTTCAATGTATAGGCATAGGAAGACACACCTCTTCCCCCTTGAGAAGGATGCATGGCATATGAGCGAGCATGATACCATGGAGGTCTTTGAGTATAGTAGTAGAGGTTGCAATAATAGTGATAGTAGCAGCATAGAGCAGGATGGGTTTAGTGTTAAGTTCGGTGTATGTATATGCTACGAGTCACAGATACCGGAGTGCTCAAGGGTACTAGCATTAAATGGTGCTGAACTGATAGTATGCCCATCACTAACTCTAACAGATGCTGGATACAACAGGATAAGACACTCATGTGAGGCAAGGTGTATAGAGAATCAGTTGCTTGTTGTGCTAAGCAGTACAGTTGGTAACCTTGCTCCATTCCCAGTAAGGGGTATAGGTAGATCTGCTATACTTGCACCATGTGATAAGCCATGGCCAAGCAATGGGATTATAGCAGATGGCATAATGAATGTCGAGCATATAGTCATGGCTGAGGTTGACCTAGATGGTATAAAGATGACTAGAGAGCATGGTGCTGCAAGGACACATAGGGATAGGATGGAGAAGATACAACTCTATAGTAGATGGTTTGCTTCCTATCTGGGCAAATGATTATTATAAACAGACCTGCTAGCATAAGCATGGATGATGATTTTCTACCTGAAGAGAAGAGAGGAGTGTACAAG includes the following:
- a CDS encoding nitrilase-related carbon-nitrogen hydrolase → MRRLRIASTQFILKPYSSLSSFMDDVSKMLDMSKGCDIVVFGEWFTLGLLSIDMDIDKATYDDIPRLARFTDDLCSRFSDLAIGRGQCIVAGTTVEEHSGRYYDTCFIFMPDGSMYRHRKTHLFPLEKDAWHMSEHDTMEVFEYSSRGCNNSDSSSIEQDGFSVKFGVCICYESQIPECSRVLALNGAELIVCPSLTLTDAGYNRIRHSCEARCIENQLLVVLSSTVGNLAPFPVRGIGRSAILAPCDKPWPSNGIIADGIMNVEHIVMAEVDLDGIKMTREHGAARTHRDRMEKIQLYSRWFASYLGK